The DNA segment atttgagtgtgtttgaaagtaaatcaaaaatttaaaatataaggaAAGTTAGTTTAAAGGCAAATTTGTCTAATTATAAATTACATATAAAAGGTAGAGTGTGATGTGATCAACACTTTTTGAAGTATAAATAAATTACACTTCccatataatattattaaaacatTGGAATTCCAGGCGTACCTtcttatttcatatttttaatttatttgtcaacCTCCTAGCTACCATTTCAATTTGTATCAGTCGGGGAAGTAGTATATCGAGATGGTGATTGAATGATACTTGAATTCGTATCTCGTGAGACTAGTGGATTTCATCCAATGAGTTAACTTgttccatatttataataaaaaataatatattttttgacataaaaaataatattttttcatagatGATTCAAATAAAAGATACGATTCATAAAATTGTTATGTGAAATCAACTCACAAGACTTTTTGTGATAATAATTCCTTTTAACTTGTATAAAGAGATAATTCTTCTTTGGATAAAAAGATACTTGCTCAAAATAAACATGTTTTTaactatataattttaaaaaggaATGGAACCCATTTAGAAAAAAATGGGTACAAACATCAGGAAACTTATGATGTGTATAGTTTACACGACTTTCTTCCGAGGAGATGGCAAGAGTCTTATGGCACAGACTTGGAAACTGTCTGTGGTATGCCCATCTCCGTCAGCTACAACCATTTGCAATATCCTAACCCGAATTGTTCTAATCCGACTCCGGCTCCGGCTCCGGCTCCATGTTGCACATAGCCTTCAATCCCCTCGGCCTCTGATATAAGAACATAGTATTCAATGATTTACACAAAAGTAACGCGTGAAGAGAAATGATCAAAGGGAAGAAAGCAACGGGCCGGGTACCCAAGAATGGAGTACCTTCTTGGAAACTTTGTTCTCTCGGACTTCATATCTTTCTAGCGTTAAATCGCATAACCATGCACCTGGACTTACAAGCtgcaaataattttaattattcatTTAATGATATTGCAAAACATTAATAAGAGTTTTCCAGCTTAGCACTGATATCATATTGAATCATTAAGTTTCGTGGAAAAAGATAATAATTATATGTGATAGCTTTAAGCTTAAGAACCCTATGTTTGACGCGAAGACAACCCAAATTAACGGGCTATCCCTCTGTCTTGTTTCGCTTTGTTAGTTGCCAATGTGGGGTCATACAGGATGGGTTCCTCCCACTGAACAATATAGAATATGAAAGAAATGGTAGTTCGGACCCCACCAGCACCAATTTATGGACCGGCCCATTTGAAAAGAGACGGCACACTcgtaaaaacaaaaacataccAATATTAAATGCATGATCTCTCTCAACAGTTAaagtaataataaataaatgaatgaACTAATGGATGGGAAAATGGACACGTGAAGGCATAAATCCCCCTATGCTATGTACGTCTTACATGTTTTTTTCTAGCGGTCCCTTTTGTCACGTCTATCAATGCCACGACCCCCACATTGCAGTCACAGCCTATCAAGATATTAATCTTAAATCAAAGCGGTACATTATTATAATCTAATGGTTTTGGGTAGTAAACTCGATCACAACTCAAACGTCATTCCATTTCTTGCCAAACATTATACATAAAAGTACTCTCTTCTTATTTTCCACAGGTAGCTGGTTGATATGTTTAATGGAGCTCATTAAGTTGAAGTTGTCCCTTTAAGCCCTTTATTACAAAATATTCAGGCTCAATCTTTTATCTAAGAAACTAGGTGCCAGCCCCAGAGCTCTGTTCCATAATAAATTAGCAGCTTCTTAAATTGTAAATGTTAGAATTTAGTCaatatgattaaaaatataCGTAGAACCAAATGTAGGCATAAAGAATACTCTCAAAAAGAGATTATCAAAAGAATTCAAGTATAACTAAAGAACTTACATTGAGAGAGCGTTGAATATACTTTGCTCGCTTCTTGGGTCTTTGAGGGAGCTTGGACCCTTTGATTGCCATAAAATCCTCTTCTTTCTCCTTATTTGTCAAGGGTATCACAAACTTAGGCAGCCACGAGGCAGTGATCCCTGCCACACAGGAAGTCTCCGGTGACCCAGAACCACCGCCACCGCCGCCTTGCTGGTGGTGATTGTCATTGTTATCAGTACAGTCGTTATTCTTGTTTCTGTGAATATTGCCACCAATTCCTCCTTTTTTGTCACCTCTATCTGGGGAGATCAAACCCCTCACTCCATTGCTTTGTCCCCTCATACCAGTTGAACTCGAGCAATTCCTAATTAAAACAACGAAAAATTCTATAAATAACAAGAGTGTAAGCAGAGAACGATATCCACAACACATCACATGTACAGAGTAAGCAAAACAGGCAAATACCATGAGTCATAAATCATAATCTATCAAGAAAATTGACAACCCACTAACGTTACCATACAAAGTGGCAACAAACAACAATTATTTTTTATCGATGACACAAAAAAGGAGGTGGTAAAAAGTAAAAGATGTAACTTTGTAGAATAAGAAATTACAAGAATAGCCTTATGTGGTCGGAATCGGATTAGACAATCGGGAGGCGGATACGTATCTACATACTATCTAGGATTGAAAAAAGAAAAACTGAGAATCGCTAAGAGGGGGAGATGTGGTTCTGATTTGGGATATATTTATTCCAAAGTATAAGAAAAGAGAACCTAAAATCAAGCAAATCAAGGCTTTCGATAATTATTATACTATTATAAGAAAAAATAATGTGGGGAAAAAAGGGCAAGACAAACGGTGGGTTCTGACATGATTCGAGCCATTGAATTACATTTCATTCACGTATTTTGTAATATAGTTAACGTGTCCTAATTTCCCCAAAATAAATACCGAACAATAACAGTGGGACAAAACGAGGACCCAGCCCACGCTCGAACACCTTATCGACAATTTTACCACTCCTTCAAAACCCACGCCTCACCCAGCAGTTGGTTTACCTTGAGGTTATCAAATCCGACGACGTATTGACGCTAGGCCAAATGTTAAGACTCATTGTTTTGGCGAATGAAATTTAAAGTTATGAGTTATGTAAAGGATGTATGTTTGTGAGCTTATTTACTTTGGTGATAAACTCTTAGCTCCAACTATTTCGGATtttatgcatatatgtatgattGTTCATTGGAGTACGTCGAAATTCACATCCTATATAGGACTCTTGGTTTGTTTTGGGGTACTAGCCTAGTAATAGTAGACTAGTAGTTTGAATGGTTTCCTATCTTATTTAGAACTAGTTGAAAGTCCTAATGAGTTTGGACTCTTCCAAGCCTACTAATATTCTATTGCAATAGTTATtgtgaattttttcaaaaaaaagtttgttaataaaaaatcCATAATCCAATGTTGTTCTATTTACTGCgaattcaatttcaaatttcaagaaTTTTTTCTCACATGAGAAAATCAGAGGAAAAAAAAATGTCTGCAATAGtttcaatttaaattaaatagaaaCAAATCTATTAACAAAGAAAGTTTTAATCGGGGAAAAAGAATGGTTCGGGcaaactaaaaatataaaattgctgaggaaaaaaaatacttttatatttcagaatatatatactatatatatatatattatattatatatattacattataatataaataaatatatatatatatttattatttttactatttattttataagaGTTGAAATACTTATAAAAACGGAGTTTACTCTTTTTCTtcacaattaatt comes from the Henckelia pumila isolate YLH828 chromosome 1, ASM3356847v2, whole genome shotgun sequence genome and includes:
- the LOC140875091 gene encoding uncharacterized protein, coding for MKNHVDSTDRDGFLLGPESRSAASTSTDFVLQWGNRKRQRCMKAQVKEHGIDDGPSGSGPVHCATTRFNGRVVRSDPNNSERSPISQVKNSGAGKSDGGGNGHQNFRQRPASPSLRTLRNCSSSTGMRGQSNGVRGLISPDRGDKKGGIGGNIHRNKNNDCTDNNDNHHQQGGGGGGSGSPETSCVAGITASWLPKFVIPLTNKEKEEDFMAIKGSKLPQRPKKRAKYIQRSLNLVSPGAWLCDLTLERYEVRENKVSKKRPRGLKAMCNMEPEPEPESD